TAGATGCAAACAAAACATAAGAGACATTTGTCCAGTCAAGTTGGCTTTTTACAAGGGAGAAATATCGcttttagattttatatatattttttgtggtGAAAACCAAATTCAAGATTCTAATGATATTTGGGTTTCCCTTCGATTTGATAGAAATATCATGAACATGGTTTTAAAAGTTAGAAACCTATTTTTGAATATGGTGATTATTCTGAGAAGTGAAGCATTAAAAAAGCTACTAAAAGAAAtagagtaagaaaaaaaatggtaggATGAATTAAATTCTacagttttatataatttaaacaataaatttaatttctggTTTGAAGTTTATATTCGATTTGGTGACATTTTTTGAATTTGGTTGGAGGCGAAGGAAGTACATATATGTAAGGTGATAGTTGAAAGCTGGTGATACCATCACACAGTTACACTTATCCTAATATAATATCGGCCactgcatttgcttccaaatcTCGTCCACTCAAATCTtatacttttctattttctctaaatTCTTTCATACTCACATCAATTCATCACTTCATTCAACATTTCTTCCCCTAGCTAGTTTCACCAATGGCTGCTGCTGTCAGTGCTGCAGTCTCTTTTCCATCCACCAAATCCACCTCTCTCCAAAGTAGGACCTCCATCGTTGCCCCAGAGAGAGTCACTTTCAACAAGGTATGTCTAATTACTTCCATCACAAACATAATCAGAATTTCATTTTGATCATCTATCATgactttttttatcatttataattgGAGAATTACATTAAAAGTAGCTAAGAAAATGTTGTATCTAAGTTTTGTCTTTGATGTAATTGAGGACTGATATTGCAGTTTAGATGATCTGGGTTGTTAAGTAAGGTTTCTATCTCAGGTTCCATTTCAATACAGAGATGTTTCCAGCAATGGAAGGGTGGTTTCCATCAGAGCTCAAGTCACCACTGAGGTACCAACCAAGGTTGAAAAAGAGTCTAAGAAACAGGAAGAAGGTGTGATTGTGAACAAGTTCAAACCCAAGGCCCCATACATTGGTAGAGTCCTTCTCAACACAAAGATCACAGGGGATGATGCTCCAGGAGAAACTTGGCACATGGTCTTCAGCACCGAGGGTGCGAAGTTCATtacttttccctttcttttctcttttctttttctctttgtagACGGCTAATTTTCTAGTGTTTTGATTTCAGGAGAGGTTCCTTATAGAGAAGGACAATCAATTGGGGTAATTCCTGACGGTATTGACAAGAATGGCAAACCTCATAAACTGAGATTGTATTCTATTGCCAGCAGTGCCATTGGTGACTTTGGTGATTCCAAGACCGTGAGTATCATGTCATATAAGAACAATTTCACATTGTAAACATTATAACGCTTTTATTTGATCAATTTTGTTGCTTTCATACTTGAGTCTTGTTCTGAACTTACTTCAGTTGCTTGTCTATTGTACACCTGAACTTATTTGAAACTTTGAACTATAACAAGGGAGAGAGAGAAATTATATCAATCCAAAATTGTGTACTAAACTGGTTAGCTTGATATGATTGTTTTCATACAGGTTTCTCTATGCGTGAAACGACTAGTGTACACAAATGAAAGTGGAGAAATTGTCAAGGGAGTCTGCTCAAATTTCTTGTGTAAGGAGGAGtagtttgttttttatgtttaacacaATGCAGGCTAGAACATCTTATTTGGGTACTTTACATTGTTACACTAATGATCTACCGTGTTCTTATACCAATTATTCATGTTCCTCTTTTATTCAGGTGACCTGAAGCCAGGATCTGATGTAACAATAACTGGACCTATTGGGAAAGAAATGCTTATGCCAAAAGATCCTAATGCCACCGTTATCATGGTACAATatcattcattttattataagaaGAAAACGAATATGATACATGACCATTTGATTAATGAAATTTTCTTCACAGTTGGCAACTGGAACTGGGATTGCCCCATTTCGCTCATTTTTATGGAAAATGTTCTTTGAGAAGCACGAAGATTACAAGGCAAGTGTCTGCAAAATCTAGTATCCTTATTCAAATGTATCAGAAACCAAAACCAGGACATTTAGCCATTTTTGTGAGACATTATTAGTATGTGTTTATAAGTGGAAAGATTTGATTATTAACCATGTTTTACGTATATGTAGTTCAATGGTTTGGCATGGCTGTTCTTGGGTGTACCTACAAGCAGCTCATTGCTTTATAAAGAGGTGAGAAGAAAGGGAGTTTTGTGATTGATGGTTTgttttgaagatattttaatatagtgATAGAAGTTGTTTTGTATGTATGAGGCAGGAATTTGAAAAGATGCAGGAGAAATATCCAGAGAACTTCAGACTTGACTTTGCTGTGAGCAGAGAACAAACAAATGAGCAAGGAGAAAAGATGTACATTCAAACTCGAATGGCTGAATATGCAGAAGAGCTTTGGGAACTACTGAAGAAGGATAATACTTTTGTGTATATGTGTGGACTAAAAGGAATGGAAAAGGGAATTGATGACATTATGGTATCATTGGCTGCCAGAGATGGTAAGAAATTTTCCTTTTGGCGATTTGGGAGAAACCTCATTgattatgttttgtattttgattGTGTATTATAGGCATTGATTGGATTGATTACAAGAAGCAATTGAAGAAAGCTGAACAATGGAACGTCGAAGtgtattaatttattgatattaaCTCCTACTTCATCCTGCCTGCAACAAGTCTCAAAGTGTATCATCCCCTTCTTCGTTGTATAGATGTATGACGAATcctgtaatttttctttcaccatttttatattattcatcaataatttcaCTCTCACTTTTACAAGGGatcatcaataataatatgaGTAATGatatatagataatattttttgacaacatttgaacatcatcgtACGTGTCATTGtatgattggtccaaatgacacaatgacaccatcatggaccaatcacataataacacgtatgatgatgttcaattgttaaaaaaatgttttctaaataTCTTTATCCTATAATATAGAAGAATCCAACTTTATTCTCAACTTTAATCAACACTCTAAACTTCTATATAAGTTAAGCTAAAATACATGTATTTTTGTCTTTCGTTTCTCATTTAAATTTTGgcttattttgtttaaattattacttaatcaaaatatatatacaatatatttaacatttatgtaaaaataacgTGGTTTTTAATAACACAACATAAACTAGTACTTATATTATGATGTGATTGAttccttttaaatttgatagaaaaatatCACCTACTTAATTCaacttgttttcttctttggaTTTTCGTCACATAAGTTTGATTGCGAAGCcgttgaattttgaaataaaattataaattagctataaaatattattttattaatttctaatttatttatggactaattaaataaaaacacattcgTATATGTGcctttcttattataaataattattttaatttaaaaaataaataatcttaaatACACAATAACATAAAAggataatataacaaaataactattttaatttaaaaataattatatttaaattaacaactatttaagaataaaataaaaatgtaattgttTCAGTTTAAAATAACGGGTtagttaaagaataaaatgaacaaaaaaattacaaaacaatttgtaaaaagaaaactaacctgcttttatatatatatatatatatatatatatatatatatatatattaattcaactataattaaagataaaacctaaataaactaaaatgataaatcttatataatataatttccaACCagattattttaagaaaatatatttattgatatttgtttttagaTATTATCTTGTGATAtagattcaaattttattttcactctTCAGAATTTTTTAACAtacggtaaaaataaaattttgataatataataatgatttaattaaataaatttgagacATATTCCATCATAACTTGGCTGTTTATGAAATCAaggataatttaaaaaacacaaattatttaaagtaatcgATAACaagtaattaatgaataattaataattaatcgcTGGTAGGgttgaatttgatttatattgATCCTTGGAATTGCAGTTCACAtcgaaaatatatatatatatatatatagagagagagactCTACCAAGTGCTGTGTTGTGGTATTCCACCTCTGAGGCTCTCTCTAGGGTTTGTTGGCTCTCAAATCGAACCGATTCCATGGCGGAAGAAAGATTCACGGGCGTTGTGCAGTGGTTCAACAATGGAAAAGGCTTCGGGTTCATCAAGCCTGACGACGGCGGCGAGGATCTCTTCGTCCATCAGTCCTCCATCAGATCCGACGGTTACCGCACTCTCCTCGAGGGCGATCACGTCGAGTTCGCTATCGCCACCGGCGACAATGACAAGACCAAGGCCGTTGACGTCACCGGAATCGACGGCGCCCCTCTCCAGCCCCGCGCCGCCTCCGGCAATCGTGGCTCTGGGTACGGATTTGGCTCCAGGCGGAATGGCGCGGGCGGTGGCGGTGCCGCGTGCTATCAGTGTGGCGATTTCGGCCATCTGGCTAGGGACTGCAACCGAAGCAGCAATTCCGGCGGCGGAGGCGGTGGTGGGTGCTTTGTTTGCGGCGGGTTCGGTCACCTCGCGAGGGATTGCGTGCGCGGAGGCAACGGCGGAGGAGGAGGCGGAGGCAACGGTGGTTCTTGCTTTAGGTGTGGCGGATTTGGACACATGGCGAGGGATTGCGCGACTGCGAAGAGCgtcggtggtggtggtggtggtggtaatGGTGGTGGTTGTTTTCGGTGTGGGGAGGTTGGTCATTTGGCTAGGGATTGCGGCACTGAAGGAGGAAGGTACGGCGGAGGTaacagtggtggtggtggtggcggtggtggtgttgtcaatggtggtggtggtaatGGTGGTGGTTGTTTTCGGTGTGGGGAGGTTGGTCATTTGGCTAGGGATTGCGGCACTGAAGGAGGAAGGTACGGCGGAGGTaacagtggtggtggtggtggcggtggtgggaAGAGCACCTGCTTTAATTGTGGGAAGCCTGGGCATTTTGCGAGGGAGTGTGTTGAGGCTTCCGTGTGAGGTGAAGGGTTACGTTTTGCGAAGGGAGAAAAAGGTGGAATAGTACATATTCTCTTTTTTTGCACCTTTTAACAGTTAGTAACTTATTAGCCTCTCTTATTATTCTTCTAATTCCGGGGAAGTTTATACATATggcaaaaaaaattatgtggtTTTGGTTTTTGACTATGGTACTGCTTCGCAGGCGATTTTgcctctttttttttagtttttactcTGCCTGTTAGACATTGTTTCTGATTTATAGTCTACCTTTGTTCCCGAACTTGAGATTTTATATCTTGGATTATTTGTCTCAAAGGCTCATAATCAAATGATCATAAATTTAGAGTGAAGTTCTCAAGATATTGTGGAGTGTTGCTCTTCTCAAAGATTagtttttttgtgttgtgtgttttgGTCATTGATTATTGCGCGCATTCATTTTGATTAAAACTTGCAATTGCGGGAGtaatgtttgaatgaaaattaagatTCATGATTGCATTTGGTTAAGTGGATATCCTAATCTGTTGAGTTTTGGAAACAAGAGAAGTAGACTTATAGACAGTATCAAATACATTTACGCATTTGCATTTACCTTACGTTTACTTAGTTTATCAGAAAGAGGTTATTTCCCACCTTGTCACCGTTTTAGAATTGTTTACTGTTTCACtccttaaatttattaaatagaatGGCAGTGCATAACTTTTGTTTGGTTTCCATATCAGCCTTCGCCTGAATGTCTATCAACATATAACCGGCTTAAGGGTTTACTTGGCTATGAGTTTCTTTAGAGATATTAGAATGCAAGTCTTATGAGTTTTGTTTTACTGGATTTGGATATTTGCACACTTCTACTGGCCTAAGTTTACGTGTTTTTAACAGGGTATTCCATAAATCCCTCTTTTGAACTCTATACccatgaaattttaaaactttaggAGTGTCAACAATAGCACACTTAgtgtataaaatttattgaaaagtacaaaatttatgattttcaataaatttcactcAGTAATAAGGAGTGTTCAGATGAGTATGATTTTCAAAGAATTTCACTCAGTAATAAATTTCACACAtgcttgtttttcttgttttctgcTGATAAAAAAACACCACCTtagttattttatgaaaacagatTTTATTTCGTTCTTAAGCTATACATTTGGTTGGAGACTTAGTCTTACCAGGGCAAAATCTTGGGAAGCCGTCAATGTTTTGAGCTCTTGCTGAACCTAATATGCTAATTGCAATTCTGTGTTTGTGCTCTACCTGTACCTAAGTAGTGAATTGCAAAGCATGGatatttttgtgtttctttttcccaagctaaTGTCACTGCTTTAGGTCcagaatatttttcaaatttatcatgCTTAACTGTTCAGGTTGAGGTTCTTACCCTAAATGTGatcaaaccaaataaaattttgggaAATCAATTCAACTGGACTTATATGGTTTCATATAAATGTTGTTGTGATTTGTGAAGAGCCTTGGTTCAACAACTGTTGCGGCAGCATTTTTGTGATGTCTATACCTTGTCAAAATATCTTGAATGAGAGTGGCTTTATTTCTCTCGAGCTTGGTGGCACCGACATATTGTGTTGATTGCATTTCATTTTCATATCGTACGTACATAGTTCGCGGTTCTTGCTTGTAGTTGCCGAGCACATGTCACTTGCAATTCTCAGTTTTTGGGGTTTGAAAAATTCGTGGCAAGCTTAGAAACTAGTCTaatatttttcctattttgtcttatcatatatattttagtcaATTGTTCCAGAGACAAAAAGACTATGGATTGGGTTGAGAAGTGACTGTTTGAAGAAGTGAACCAAAATCAAGTGGACGGCTCAAGGTTATCATTAACATCCGTGGTGtttgatcttttcttttaaatctaatCAAGGTATGCTCACCAAAAAAGAAGGGGCTCGTGctcaattaatttattgatttggaTGGAGCGTTAATCTTATCCCCGAAACAAATTATGGCTACCAAAATTTCTCTTCCTAgtatccttttattttttctacaaCTCACATGCATTAAGAGATGTCTTGCCAAGCAGTTTTGTTCGTGAGACTTATAAAAAAGATGATAAATAATGTTACCCTAACATTTAAATGAATTTGTCATTGATCTTGGTCTTGGGAAAGAAGCAGCAACGGACTTCCATCTCTTGCAAACAAAAGTAAGGCGAAAGAAGGAGGAGGTTGTTAGCCATCAAAGCACCCTCTTAAGAGATCTTCATTAAGGTCATCCAGCACCCTCTTAAGATATCTtcatttcaagtataaaaagtCTTCATTTTCTGGAGACTTTCTTTTCAAACGGTGTTCCATTGGGTGGAGAAAACAACTATAGAAACAACAAAGGTGTTAAGATGTTatcaaaaaatcaaattttcacttTAATAGCTTTTATCAATCATAAACACAATTAATGTGAATTAAGACTTTCAACTTAAATGGGTAACGTCAAAAGTTGTTTATCTGCacctaaaaagataaaaacttttCTTATCTTTCTCCAACCCCCCGAATTTGCAAGGTTCCTTCTTGAACTTTTATAAGTTAGAAGAACAATTATTCACCCACTACCTCAACTACATAGAACAAGCACTGCCTTTTTCTCACaccaaatttcattttcttcttcccattttttaattatctcttCACCTTCAATTGCAACAAACAACCATTAATCAGAACAATACCCAAAAATAGCAAACCAGTTTTGAAAGAGACTCTGATTAGAGGCATCTCTGGTAGTGGGTGATGTAGACGACGACCCTAATCACAATGGTAATGACGTGACGGTGGTGGGTGATGTCGACGACGACCTTAATCGCAATGGTAGTGGCATGACGGTGGTGGGTGATGTCGACGACGACCCTAATCGCAATGGTAGTGGCATGACGTGAGATTGTCAGCGGTGTTGGCCATGTAAAACACTATGATGTAGGAGAGGAGATAACCCACATGATCTGGCAAAAGAATATGAAGGACACGAGGGGAAACCTCACACGTGAAAAACACGAAGAGTGGAGGAGTGATTGGTGCTGGTGAAGCTTTGACCACGACCAGCGATCGACAGGGAGATTGTTTCGTGCTTAATCTTCGAAtttcaaatccctaattcccttTCCAATTCCTTTCTCTAACCCTATTCAGTATAGAAAGCTCTaatatgaagaaaacaaaatccttaatctattattttaatataaatcaattaaattttgcCATGTCAAAATtccttaatttaaataaaaatttcacataataAAACAATGGACATCATTATATTAATTGTCAACACATCAACATTTGTTAATGTTGTCTGTCAACCCTTAATGGAAATGACTTAATTGTtacgatttttttaaaatttataatccaATTGAGACTGTTTTCAACAAGATGACCCACTTGAAATTTCTTTACAAATATAAGGATCATTcgatggtttaaacctttatataattaaaattcttagttttgttgttgaatcaTTGGGGATTCAGCTGGATAAAGAGATTGATAACAATATGAAAAATGAGATTTTGGGTTGATTTTAGGCTTTTGAAGTCGCTAGAGAGCATATGGAGctaaatttatattgttttaagtcTATTTAGATGGATCTTTTCaaatccaaatttatttttaaaattttaaatctaatccatttaattggatttggatttaattatcttttggattttgaaaattcatcaatttaattagatttgaattagataaattttggattttgaaaataaaaaaatcaaggaGCGTCTAAGTTTAACAAAGACAATTGAGAACCAAGTTGAAAGAGGATATCATTCAATCTCGAATTGAAAGTTGGCTCGCATCCTCTTCAGTGAAAGATCAACCCAAATTAGGTTCGATTGAGTCGGTTAGACTAAAGGTAAGTTGAGTTAGCCTTAACTGAAGGTCGACTCAACTTAGTTTAGGCTTgttgaacatatatatatatatatatatatatatatatatatatatatatatatatgtatgtatgtatgtatgtatgtatgtatgtatatatatgggaTTAATCTcttatgttgaatatacacacataggatcctctatttataatagaagaaatatggattaagtccaaaatacaaataagaaattataataaactaactaaagataaaagataaatgtaaaataaatatctaacaTTCCCCCTCAAGCTAGTGCATACAAATCtaagattctccaatcaagacacttgaaaaagagaaaagagcaACTTCGATGTTTTGAGTAGCTGTTTGAGAGGAGACAAGATGTGCGACAAAGCACAATGTAcctgaaagagaaaaatgagcgACTTCGACGCTCTGAATTGTTACTAGACATGCCACCATGATGATGATAAAGGGAGCAAATCCACAACTTCAAAAGGCGTTGAGAACGTGTAGGAGCTCCGATGAAGGCGTCGTTGATGGCATGGTAGTTGTTTAACCAAGacgatcaaaatcatttgatcaTCGGGCAAAACTAGAACTCCGATAGTAATTGCAATAAATGATGACGGTAAATGATGGCGTCGCGGACAGCGATAGATGGCGCCGGTGCCGACAGCCACAGGTGTAGTGTCAAAGGCAACAagttttttttcctcaaaagaaccttaggctctagataccatgaTGAATATACGCATatggtcctctatttataatagaaaaatgtagGTTAGGTTCAAAATacatataagaaataataacaaagtaactaaaaataaaagataatcaaTTTTTGTTGAGTTAATCCTAGAAAAAGATATGCTCAAGTTAATCTTGGTTGGAAGTTGACTTGGGTTAGTTATGACCAAAGGTTGATTTGATTTGTCTTCAACCAAAGGTTAGCTCGAGTTGTCTTCAACTGAAGGTCGATCCATGTCAACTTTAGTTAAAAGTCAATTTAAGTTGATCAGAATTTAAAGTTGAGTTGAGTCAATCCAAATTGGTGGATTTCGACCTAAGTCAAAGAGTTAAGTCGAATCaatttaactaatatttaatagttaagtatattaaattgattttactgattttaatatattgacaaaataGATTCAATCtagttttaattcaataaattaaaattagattgaaaaaatttaaaactatttgatttagttaaaatggatttgaattttaatctaagtttattttaattagattaattatatttggattacaaatttaattcattttattgaaTCTAAATTGGATTTAGACAAGATTATTTGTGAGTATGTTGGTGTTGTTGAGTGTAGGAGGTGCATGAGGAATGATATTGGTGAGTGTAAGGGTGCATGAGGGATGACATTGATGAGTGTAGGGGTGCATGAGGGAGGATATTGGTGGCTCAATTACCTTTTATTCATATTTGATTATTCTCAAACCATAATTAAAGGCACGGAAAGAGGAAGATTGTGGTGGCGGTGGAGTTATGTCGTTTGGATTAATAAGTGACTAGACAGTGGTTTTAACTTCGTACTAAATTAAGATCatagaaaattaagaaacacAAAACTTTCAAACATTGGCTTATAAAAGAGATTAGGATTTTGTCTCCTGTTATAAGGTTTTTTTCCAGcaagtaataaaaaaagtgagaggaaaaaaaaatgacaaaaggATAGATTAGGAAAAGGGAGGTAGAataacagaaatttaaaaaacacaTTCTTATTATATCTTTAGTATCCTATGAATCTTAATATCCACTAATAGTTTTctataatgaattaaaaacataaaaagaaaaactacaaaaatgaaTTTGCATTATTAACATATAACCTAATCACATAAAACATCTGAGTTTATCATCTTGATTTGTCATTGACTAGGGTTGCCCCATGTATTTACAAAATTAGATATGTTATGAAAATCTAAATAACGATTTTACAAGATTGTGTTGTTCGTATATCTATATGTAAGATGATCTgaagaatatatttttgtggTATTTAATATGTAGTAGTATAAGCTGCTTTTAGAATAGACAGAAAATCTGAATTGTTTAACCAGAAACTTCAAAAGCAATTATTCCGTTCTGGGGTGAATTAGTGGAAAGTGCGTTGTATAGAGTATGGGTTTATGGTATTCCTAGTAGGAACATGTCATGAAAAGAGGATATACAATGCAATAATTTTGAAGACAGAAAATCAGAATCTGTGTATATATTTACTTCACTACTCAGCCAGCCTCCTCCACTAAACCCTGTTTCCTACACCTTCAACATTTTCATCCATCACTGCTTCAACTCACTTATCTGTCACTCtcatcttcctctttttctctcactttctcataacattcattttattttctttcttctatttatactttttctttactATTGTTTTTTCATCCTTCCTAACATAATTTGGTTCAATTATAATTCATTTGGTGAACAAACAAGGCCATAATGTTAacaataatttgaagttttcaactattttttaaaagctTAAATTAGTATATTATATGTAGATATTTGGAGAAAATGTTCCATCAagattttaagaatataaaatattgttaataatataccaagggaaatattattttcttcataaaatgtttttttttgttataaataactatgaaaaaaaataatagaacttACTCCTAAcccttttttttaacttatccAGGGTCAAATTCAGCGACATTTACGATAGTAAACAAGTGTAGCTTCCCGGTTTGGCCAGGGATTTTGTCCGGCGCAACTCGCTA
This genomic stretch from Vigna radiata var. radiata cultivar VC1973A chromosome 7, Vradiata_ver6, whole genome shotgun sequence harbors:
- the LOC106769516 gene encoding ferredoxin--NADP reductase, leaf isozyme, chloroplastic, with product MAAAVSAAVSFPSTKSTSLQSRTSIVAPERVTFNKVPFQYRDVSSNGRVVSIRAQVTTEVPTKVEKESKKQEEGVIVNKFKPKAPYIGRVLLNTKITGDDAPGETWHMVFSTEGEVPYREGQSIGVIPDGIDKNGKPHKLRLYSIASSAIGDFGDSKTVSLCVKRLVYTNESGEIVKGVCSNFLCDLKPGSDVTITGPIGKEMLMPKDPNATVIMLATGTGIAPFRSFLWKMFFEKHEDYKFNGLAWLFLGVPTSSSLLYKEEFEKMQEKYPENFRLDFAVSREQTNEQGEKMYIQTRMAEYAEELWELLKKDNTFVYMCGLKGMEKGIDDIMVSLAARDGIDWIDYKKQLKKAEQWNVEVY
- the LOC106767041 gene encoding cold shock domain-containing protein 3 isoform X3; amino-acid sequence: MAEERFTGVVQWFNNGKGFGFIKPDDGGEDLFVHQSSIRSDGYRTLLEGDHVEFAIATGDNDKTKAVDVTGIDGAPLQPRAASGNRGSGYGFGSRRNGAGGGGAACYQCGDFGHLARDCNRSSNSGGGGGGGCFVCGGFGHLARDCVRGGNGGGGGGGNGGSCFRCGGFGHMARDCATAKSVGGGGGGGNGGGCFRCGEVGHLARDCGTEGGRYGGGNSGGGGGGGRYGGGNSGGGGGGGGKSTCFNCGKPGHFARECVEASV
- the LOC106767041 gene encoding cold shock protein 1 isoform X2 — its product is MAEERFTGVVQWFNNGKGFGFIKPDDGGEDLFVHQSSIRSDGYRTLLEGDHVEFAIATGDNDKTKAVDVTGIDGAPLQPRAASGNRGSGYGFGSRRNGAGGGGAACYQCGDFGHLARDCNRSSNSGGGGGGGCFVCGGFGHLARDCVRGGNGGGGGGGNGGSCFRCGGFGHMARDCATAKSVGGGGGGGNGGGCFRCGEVGHLARDCGTEGGRYGGGNSGGGGGGGGKSTCFNCGKPGHFARECVEASV
- the LOC106767041 gene encoding cold shock protein 1 isoform X1; its protein translation is MAEERFTGVVQWFNNGKGFGFIKPDDGGEDLFVHQSSIRSDGYRTLLEGDHVEFAIATGDNDKTKAVDVTGIDGAPLQPRAASGNRGSGYGFGSRRNGAGGGGAACYQCGDFGHLARDCNRSSNSGGGGGGGCFVCGGFGHLARDCVRGGNGGGGGGGNGGSCFRCGGFGHMARDCATAKSVGGGGGGGNGGGCFRCGEVGHLARDCGTEGGRYGGGNSGGGGGGGGKSTCFNCGKPGHFARECVEASV